The Rhinoraja longicauda isolate Sanriku21f chromosome 17, sRhiLon1.1, whole genome shotgun sequence genome includes a region encoding these proteins:
- the lrtm1 gene encoding leucine-rich repeat and transmembrane domain-containing protein 1: MDLRTLGTPVQPDFSGEIVLGIIAFLSVQSVTGCPEKCQCVETEKAVRCTGRRLTEVPRGIARNTESLYLQNNRIHTISKADFTGMSQLQTLDLSNNIISNLSSDTFDGLHSLLMLKLANNSIANVGNQMLHSTGNLHQLDLSFNNLTSLPDGLFNNLQNLTRLAIHQNQLQHISRSLVHSLPSLQVLMLRRNQWRCDCRLTGLKLWLETFLYTGGQIDEILCTQPEGLRSKDLLRIPHELFQVCSSVKDPPSHADSEHGGPTMPSSQHKLEGEISPDCTPKAKQRSGSLRHAIATVVVTGVICGIVCLMMLVAAVYGCSYAAVMAKYERELTKLDHLGPDVEQDNAEEKEPLGSSLV; encoded by the exons ATGGATCTGCGCACGCTGGGAACGCCAGTGCAGCCAGACTTCAGCG GCGAAATTGTTCTGGGAATTATTGCTTTCTTATCTGTACAGTCGGTCACAGGATGCCCGGAGAAATGCCAGTGTGTGGAGACTGAGAAAGCGGTGCGCTGCACAGGTAGAAGGTTGACGGAGGTACCAAGAGGTATTGCCAGAAACACAGAGAGCCTGTACTTACAGAACAATCGTATCCACACAATATCAAAGGCTGACTTCACTGGCATGTCTCAGCTACAAACCTTGGACTTGTCCAACAACATCATTTCAAACTTATCATCAGATACGTTTGATGGACTGCACAGTCTTCTCATGCTAAAGCTGGCAAATAACTCCATCGCCAATGTGGGCAACCAAATGCTCCACTCAACCGGCAACCTCCATCAACTGGATCTGTCCTTTAATAACCTCACTAGTTTGCCCGACGGGCTATTCAACAACCTGCAGAATCTGACCAGGCTTGCAATACATCAGAACCAGCTTCAGCACATCAGCAGGTCGTTGGTGCATTCCCTGCCAAGTCTACAAGTCCTGATGCTCAGGAGAAACCAGTGGCGGTGTGACTGTCGCCTGACAGGGCTGAAGCTTTGGTTGGAGACCTTCCTGTACACAG GGGGGCAGATTGATGAGATTCTCTGCACACAACCCGAGGGCTTAAGAAGCAAGGACCTCCTGAGAATCCCGCATGAATTATTCCAGGTGTGCTCCTCGGTGAAGGACCCGCCATCTCACGCCGACTCCGAGCACGGAGGTCCCACCATGCCAAGCTCGCAGCACAAGCTGGAGGGGGAGATCAGCCCGGACTGTACGCCGAAGGCCAAGCAACGGTCAGGCAGCCTGCGGCATGCCATCGCCACTGTGGTGGTGACTGGAGTCATCTGTGGCATCGTCTGCCTGAtgatgctggtggcagctgtgtaCGGCTGCTCCTATGCTGCTGTCATGGCCAAGTACGAGCGCGAGCTCACGAAACTCGACCATCTGGGCCCCGATGTGGAACAGGACAACGCCGAAGAGAAGGAACCCCTGGGTAGCTCACTGGTATGA